From a single Bacteroidales bacterium genomic region:
- a CDS encoding YihY/virulence factor BrkB family protein, translating into MKSIKNKLDFLIRFLKHDIWHQSLDKLPKTKSFLIKNLRIVVLAFRGFNEDECRLRASAMTYYSLMLIVPVFALAFAIAKGFGLDKILETLIYENFSENQAIINKLLVFANTLLNEARGGVIAGIGTIVLIWAIVEILSHIEHSFNAIWHVRESRSLLRKIPEYLTLAILAPVFIIVSSSVAAFLSSQFNSISNENSLIEYIGPFFKFFFNLAPYFLTWVVFTTIYVIIPNTRVKFKPALLAGFIAGTAFQLTQMGYFIVQIELIDINAIYGSFAAIPLLMVWLRMSWIIIMFGAELTYAIQNIKKYEYDLDVSNMSYYSQKIISLLIMHTIIKRFVKEEQQPTASELSSTIKIPLKLVRQIVYELIQCRLITEVKTSSDKEYAYIPAFDVQKISIQTVIERLDKKGNNDICNIELPACKEMHARINSFNETLKAHSANKLVKEID; encoded by the coding sequence ATGAAAAGTATAAAAAATAAACTCGACTTTCTGATACGTTTTTTAAAGCATGATATCTGGCATCAGTCGTTGGACAAGCTGCCTAAAACAAAATCTTTCTTAATAAAAAACTTAAGAATAGTTGTTTTGGCTTTTAGAGGATTTAACGAAGATGAGTGCAGGCTCAGGGCATCAGCCATGACATATTATTCATTGATGCTGATTGTTCCGGTATTTGCTTTAGCTTTTGCTATTGCCAAAGGTTTTGGGCTTGACAAAATACTTGAAACCCTGATATATGAGAATTTTTCAGAAAATCAGGCAATCATTAATAAGTTGCTGGTTTTTGCCAACACATTGCTGAATGAAGCAAGGGGAGGTGTTATTGCCGGCATTGGCACGATAGTGCTTATATGGGCTATTGTGGAGATTTTAAGCCATATTGAACATTCTTTCAACGCGATATGGCATGTCAGGGAATCACGAAGCCTTTTGCGCAAAATTCCCGAATATCTTACTCTTGCAATATTAGCTCCTGTTTTTATCATCGTGTCGAGTTCTGTGGCTGCATTTTTATCATCACAATTCAATTCCATTTCAAATGAAAATTCCCTGATAGAATATATTGGCCCATTTTTTAAATTCTTTTTCAACCTGGCCCCGTACTTTTTAACATGGGTTGTTTTTACAACAATTTATGTTATAATTCCAAATACCCGAGTTAAATTTAAGCCGGCCCTGTTGGCTGGTTTTATTGCAGGTACAGCTTTTCAACTAACTCAGATGGGATATTTTATTGTACAGATAGAGTTGATAGATATCAATGCCATTTATGGAAGTTTTGCAGCTATTCCTTTATTAATGGTATGGTTGCGCATGAGTTGGATTATTATCATGTTTGGGGCGGAATTAACATACGCAATTCAAAACATAAAGAAGTATGAATATGATTTAGATGTGAGTAACATGAGCTATTACAGCCAGAAAATAATTTCACTGCTTATTATGCATACGATTATTAAAAGGTTTGTAAAAGAAGAACAACAGCCAACGGCGTCAGAATTATCTTCAACAATAAAAATTCCATTAAAACTGGTTCGCCAAATTGTTTACGAGCTTATTCAATGCCGGCTGATAACCGAAGTCAAAACTTCGTCTGACAAAGAATATGCTTATATCCCGGCTTTTGATGTGCAAAAAATAAGTATTCAAACAGTTATTGAAAGACTTGATAAAAAAGGGAATAATGATATTTGTAATATTGAACTTCCCGCGTGTAAGGAAATGCATGCAAGAATTAATAGTTTTAACGAGACGCTTAAGGCACACAGTGCTAATAAACTAGTAAAAGAGATTGATTGA
- a CDS encoding biopolymer transporter ExbD, which yields MAEIIENTGSGKKQGGRRAPKRMGAHIDMTPMVDLMCLLITFFMLTTAFSKPKVMEITMPEKDKSEDPKDAPKVDAHRTYTILLTGDDRVFWYHHGEVPEGQTFPTTINKTDFSKDGLRKILLKKNEKVFTEIFELKEKVKKGELVLEEDSLNAQIKRIKKSDKKAPIILIKADEKTKYKSIVNVVDEMAICNIANYAIVDIAPEEIALIEQAPK from the coding sequence ATGGCTGAAATAATAGAAAATACCGGCTCAGGTAAAAAGCAGGGCGGAAGGCGTGCACCAAAAAGAATGGGAGCTCATATTGATATGACTCCGATGGTGGACCTTATGTGTCTGCTCATCACGTTCTTCATGCTGACCACCGCTTTCAGCAAACCCAAAGTCATGGAGATTACCATGCCGGAGAAAGATAAATCTGAAGATCCCAAAGATGCACCCAAGGTGGACGCTCACAGAACATATACAATTTTATTAACTGGCGATGACAGGGTTTTTTGGTATCATCATGGCGAAGTTCCCGAAGGACAAACATTCCCGACAACTATCAATAAAACAGATTTTAGTAAAGACGGTCTCCGGAAGATTTTATTAAAGAAAAACGAAAAAGTCTTTACAGAAATTTTTGAACTGAAGGAAAAAGTGAAAAAAGGAGAATTGGTGCTTGAAGAAGATTCATTAAATGCCCAGATCAAGCGAATAAAAAAATCTGATAAAAAAGCGCCAATCATTCTGATTAAAGCCGACGAGAAAACCAAATACAAGAGCATTGTGAATGTGGTTGATGAAATGGCTATCTGTAATATTGCCAACTATGCTATTGTCGATATCGCCCCTGAAGAAATTGCATTGATTGAACAAGCTCCTAAATAA
- a CDS encoding energy transducer TonB, giving the protein MAESLNINTAQNLDEIVFQNRNKEYGAYFLRKAYKKFMTRSVIISVAVLLLAVGIPFFIFKQTYSANQEQEVTVDMMAMNAPKDENAPPPPPPPPEATVEQKAKFTAPIVVTDTTETTEINQDDLNKTTTNIIEEEVVIEEDNSDKVIEEVIETPIFTVVEEMPSFPGGDEARIKFLKENINYPQMAKESGIQGTVYVTFVVDEKGKVTDVRVLRGIGGGCDEEAVRVVKLMPSWNAGKQSGKAVRVQFNMPIRFILS; this is encoded by the coding sequence ATGGCAGAAAGTTTAAATATCAATACTGCTCAAAACCTTGATGAAATAGTTTTTCAGAACAGAAATAAAGAGTATGGCGCTTATTTTCTCAGAAAAGCATACAAGAAATTTATGACCCGTTCGGTGATTATTTCAGTAGCGGTTTTATTGTTGGCTGTGGGTATCCCATTCTTTATTTTTAAGCAGACCTATTCAGCCAATCAGGAGCAGGAAGTTACGGTTGACATGATGGCAATGAATGCACCTAAAGATGAAAATGCGCCACCGCCACCGCCACCGCCACCCGAAGCAACTGTTGAGCAAAAAGCTAAATTCACAGCACCTATTGTCGTTACAGATACAACAGAAACTACAGAAATAAATCAGGACGATTTAAATAAAACAACTACAAATATAATAGAAGAAGAGGTGGTTATTGAAGAAGATAACTCTGACAAAGTTATTGAAGAAGTGATAGAAACACCTATTTTTACAGTAGTGGAAGAAATGCCTTCTTTCCCTGGTGGTGATGAAGCCCGCATTAAGTTTCTCAAGGAAAATATTAATTACCCGCAAATGGCCAAAGAAAGCGGCATACAGGGCACAGTTTATGTTACCTTTGTGGTTGATGAAAAAGGTAAAGTTACTGATGTCCGTGTCCTCAGAGGAATTGGAGGTGGATGTGATGAAGAAGCTGTACGTGTTGTTAAACTGATGCCTTCCTGGAATGCCGGCAAGCAATCAGGGAAAGCTGTAAGAGTGCAGTTTAATATGCCCATACGCTTCATCTTAAGTTAA
- a CDS encoding biopolymer transporter ExbD: MAKIKLKRAQPHVDMTPMVDLFSLLLTFFMLTASFKPQEAKVIDSPMSVSEKATPDKDVISVLVSNDDKVFFSMDNGKDTSAHFRNQLITKINDLYHLSLTEKEITKFGQGSSFGMPMNKLKAFLNEEDADKKEAMQSGIPMDTIGDQYPELAIWVAYARELNPLAEVAINGDAEANYKTVKKVMDVMQNSGVNRFNLVTNLQKEEATLEDIK; this comes from the coding sequence ATGGCAAAAATTAAACTAAAGAGAGCCCAGCCCCACGTGGATATGACCCCGATGGTGGACCTATTCTCATTGCTTTTGACATTCTTTATGCTAACTGCATCATTTAAGCCACAGGAGGCCAAAGTTATTGATTCACCCATGTCGGTTTCAGAGAAAGCAACGCCTGATAAGGATGTTATTTCGGTGCTGGTTTCTAATGACGACAAAGTTTTTTTCAGTATGGACAATGGAAAGGATACATCCGCCCATTTCAGGAATCAACTGATTACCAAAATCAATGATTTGTACCACTTGTCATTAACTGAAAAAGAAATAACAAAATTCGGTCAGGGATCTTCATTTGGTATGCCTATGAACAAGCTCAAGGCCTTTCTGAATGAAGAAGATGCAGATAAAAAAGAAGCAATGCAAAGCGGTATCCCCATGGACACCATAGGTGATCAGTATCCCGAACTCGCAATATGGGTTGCTTATGCCCGCGAACTTAATCCATTGGCTGAAGTTGCGATCAACGGCGATGCTGAAGCAAACTACAAAACCGTGAAAAAAGTAATGGATGTCATGCAGAATTCCGGAGTAAACAGATTCAACCTTGTGACTAACCTGCAGAAGGAAGAAGCTACACTTGAGGATATTAAATAA
- a CDS encoding MotA/TolQ/ExbB proton channel family protein: protein MSKSKKNVQGGQSLKEALQSAFASGAILIALIVSILVYKFVMGNPANFEGGNPSGHPLPGNFLAMIYKGGFIVPILMTTVLMVLIFTIERWVMLRRARGKGRINQFVKNIQQHLAGNNIEGAITDCDKQKGSVANVMRSGLKKYKELKDDNVLEKDQKVLALQKEMEESTALELPMLNKNLVILSTLASICVLVGLIGTVLGMIRAFAALASAGSPDALALATGISEALINTAFGITGSCLAIVFYNFFSSKIDNLTFKIDEAGFSLIQTFASTTK from the coding sequence ATGAGTAAAAGTAAGAAAAATGTTCAAGGTGGTCAGTCACTGAAAGAAGCCTTACAGTCAGCATTTGCATCCGGTGCAATACTGATAGCATTAATTGTATCAATTCTTGTTTACAAGTTTGTCATGGGTAATCCTGCAAATTTCGAAGGTGGAAACCCTTCAGGTCATCCGTTGCCGGGGAATTTTCTGGCTATGATTTATAAGGGAGGATTTATCGTTCCTATTTTAATGACTACCGTTTTGATGGTATTGATTTTTACCATTGAAAGATGGGTTATGTTGAGACGTGCCAGAGGAAAAGGCCGTATCAACCAGTTTGTGAAAAACATTCAGCAGCATCTGGCCGGCAACAACATCGAAGGCGCCATTACTGACTGTGACAAACAAAAAGGTTCAGTGGCCAATGTTATGAGATCAGGTCTGAAAAAATACAAAGAACTTAAAGATGATAATGTTCTTGAAAAAGATCAGAAGGTTCTGGCACTTCAGAAAGAAATGGAAGAATCAACAGCCCTCGAATTACCTATGCTGAACAAAAATCTGGTCATTTTATCAACCCTGGCTTCTATTTGCGTACTTGTTGGTCTTATTGGTACAGTACTCGGTATGATCCGTGCTTTTGCGGCTCTCGCGTCTGCAGGTTCACCCGATGCTTTGGCACTGGCAACCGGTATTTCAGAAGCTCTTATCAATACGGCATTTGGTATCACAGGTTCATGCCTTGCAATTGTGTTTTATAACTTTTTCTCAAGTAAAATTGATAACCTGACTTTTAAAATTGATGAAGCCGGCTTCAGCCTGATTCAGACATTTGCCTCAACAACCAAATAA